One window from the genome of Musa acuminata AAA Group cultivar baxijiao chromosome BXJ1-4, Cavendish_Baxijiao_AAA, whole genome shotgun sequence encodes:
- the LOC135649739 gene encoding 7-hydroxymethyl chlorophyll a reductase, chloroplastic-like has protein sequence MAAACCSSSFTRPFSVACSSSSPAEKETSKLRDDWRKRSKPIRPGGVYPAKDHCSRCGLCDTYYIAHVKDACAFLGDGMSRIEVLEPTVHGRARTVEFDEIYFGVHEQLLYAKKIKPVEGAQWTGIVTTIAVEMLKANMVDAVICVQSDPDDRLTPRPILARTPDEVYAAKGVKPTLSPNLDTLALVEAAGVKRLLFCGVGCQVQALRSVEKYLSLDKLYVLGTNCVDNGTREGLEKFLNAASSEPETVLHYEFMQDYKVHLKHLDGHIEEVPYFSLPANELVDVIAPSCYSCFDYTNALADLVVGYMGVPKYAGISMTEHPQYITVRNERGREMLKLVEKLLEITPTTSSGNRKPFVMETVKADDKAKSGKGPEPAPKFIGNIITFILNLIGPKGLEFGRYSLDYHTIRNYLYVHRQWGKQRAERHIPSYAKKIVESYNDDGQIYEMLSQD, from the exons ATGGCCGCGGCGTGTTGCTCCTCCTCCTTCACCCGTCCTTTCTCCGTCGCTTGCTCCTCCTCCTCACCAGCAG AGAAAGAGACCTCCAAGCTGAGGGACGACTGGCGGAAGCGCTCCAAACCCATTCGTCCCGGCGGCGTGTACCCCGCGAAAGACCACTGCAG CCGTTGCGGGCTCTGCGATACCTACTACATTGCCCATGTGAAGGATGCGTGTGCGTTCTTAGGTGACGGCATGTCCAGGATTGAG GTTTTGGAACCAACAGTACATGGACGAGCCAGAACAGTGGAATTTGATGAGATCTACTTTGGCGTTCATGAGCAATTATTGTATGCTAAGAAGATAAAACCTGTAGAAG GAGCTCAATGGACGGGGATTGTGACAACAATTGCTGTAGAAATGCTTAAAGCAAATATGGTAGATGCTGTCATTTGTGTGCAAAG TGATCCAGACGACAGGCTTACTCCGAGGCCAATTTTAGCCAG GACCCCTGATGAAGTTTATGCAGCAAAAGGTGTCAAGCCGACATTATCTCCTAACCTTGATACCCTTGCCCTAGTGGAG GCTGCAGGAGTAAAACGCCTTCTTTTCTGTGGAGTAGGTTGTCAAGTGCAag CATTAAGATCTGTTGAAAAATACCTTAGCTTGGACAAGCTTTATGTTCTTGGCACCAATTGTG TGGATAATGGAACTCGGGAAGGCCTAGAAAAATTCCTCAATGCAGCAAGTAGTGAGCCAGAGACAGTCCTGCATTATGAATTCATGCAAGATTACAAG GTTCACCTAAAGCATTTGGATGGCCATATTGAAGAG GTGCCTTACTTTTCCCTGCCAGCAAATGAACTGGTCGATGTTATTGCACCGTCCTGCTACAG CTGCTTTGACTACACAAATGCATTAGCG GACTTAGTGGTGGGCTATATGGGTGTGCCAAAGTATGCCGGAATAAGCATGACTGAACATCCACAATATATTACTGTTAG GAATGAACGTGGAAGGGAGATGCTAAAACTGGTGGAGAAACTTTTAGAGATTACTCCAACAACAAGCAGT GGTAACCGAAAACCATTTGTTATGGAGACAGTTAAAGCTGATGACAAAGCAAAATCTG GGAAAGGTCCTGAGCCAGCTCCCAAATTCATTGGAAATATCATAACATTTATACTCAACTTG ATTGGCCCAAAAGGTTTGGAATTTGGTCGCTACTCGTTGGATTACCACACAATAAGGAACTACTTGTATGTTCATCGACAGTGGGGAAAACAAAG AGCTGAAAGGCACATTCCCTCGTACGCCAAGAAAATTGTTGAAAGCTATAATGATGATGGACAAATTTATGAGATGCTTTCACAAGATTGA